The Juglans regia cultivar Chandler chromosome 11, Walnut 2.0, whole genome shotgun sequence genome contains the following window.
GTTTTTAGGGTCTTCTTGGTAAATGTTTTCTCTTTGATATTAGTAACAGTGATTTGCTTTTTTCGTACTTTTTGTTTAAGTTACGGAAAAACCTGAATACATGCATTTTTGTGCACCCCTTGCACACGAAATTTGacctgaaaaaaaattaaacactgTGTTTTGGTGTGGGACTAAGAGAAACGTCGCCCTCCTTCATCCATTCTCCTGTAGCATCCCtccccttctcttcttctccaatcTCATTTTTTGGAGTTTCCTCTATTGTCGTAGTGAATGGATCAAGATCTTTCTTGCAACGCAGTGATAGTGCTTCTTGGACCATCCTTTTTCCCTGTGAAATCCTTGATTTTGTGGACCTTGGAGATGAAACGAACACCGAATGGTCATTAGCTCCGATGACAACTTGTAATTGAGGTGGTGGCTTTAGAGGCTTAATCTTTTTGCCATCGAAGAGCTTGTCTGCAGAAAAAGAAGTTCACTCTAAGTGCCCACTAAAATCGAACTCAAAATCTTCACCACCATCGTTGTTGTTATCACTTTCGCCATTGTTGGTAGCTTTGGATTTGGGAATCCCGAGCCTTTCTTCTCAGTTAAAGGGGATCGAGGAGGTTGAGTTTCTGGGGATCACGTCATGGAGAGAGAGGTTGTTGAGCTTGAGGTAGAAGGCTGAGGTGCGGGTAGGACTAGTAGGGGCGCTGAAGTAGAAATTGCCAAATTGTTGAGGGCTGGAAGGAGTAGTCATGTATGGAGAGGAGTAGGAACTGTCGAAGTTGAAGTCCACAACTTCCATCTCCATTATCGGATTAATTGGCTTCGTGTGCTTGAGGGTTTGTGGTTGTTTGATCGAGAAGGTGAAGTATGATCGCATTGTGAGGATTTATACTGTATGcgctttgtgtgtgtgtgtgtgtgagagagagagagagagaggaagaagaggggTTAGAGTATTTCCCGTCAAGTTTAGACGGACAAATGAGAGAAACGGCGAGTTTCCCTTCGAGTGCGAGAAGCGGAGGAGAGCAGTGGACTGACTCAACTCAAGTGTGTCGACTGCAAAAATTTGGGAGAGATTTAGGGGTAGTCCGTCGTCtttgtatttttcaattttttgtttctaaaataaaacaactgCTAACGTGGCAGAATGGTACGTCAGCGATATGCACAAAGGGTGCGACGCCCTCGACCTTGACGTGTGCTTTGGTGGAAgtcgtgacaccgggatgatgaccacacagGTAAAAAATCCCAAGCCATCACTCATCAGGTGGGGCTGGTCCCTTCTACTTATACtcatcatctgcatcaaagtctatgatTCTATGAAACAGAACTATAGGTAGGAAACCATAATGATATTTTGCAATCTCAGTACATAAATCGGCAGGGCGACAACCAAGAGTTTCAAGTATGAAATTATACAAACAAACAATGCACAACAGTCATGGAAGCAATACCCCAAAATTTCCATTTTTACAACCATCCCCAAAAATGCATTTATTAGGACCACTCACGCCAAAAACCCCTTTTgtaccaaaaaataaatctatttattacgcatgcaccatggtctctcCTATGGACTATGTGCATACCCTAGCTCCCTTTGTCACACCATGGGTAATGATCGTGCATGTGACTTCATAATGAGTGATGCCCAGCTCTGCACCTGACGCGTACGTGACTAGGTATCCTCTAGCCCCTTCCACTGGAGAGGCAATAAAGTTAgcacgagagcgttaccatcttGTTCGAGTCCGTTGTCGCCCGACGACAAGTCAGGGGacgtcatttaatttattaagctCTCGAGTGATCAGAGGAGCTCCACTGAAATAATATCCCATCTTGGCTTGGGATCATGATACGTACACACCCACAAAATATTACCAAGATACGAAAATctagttttcaattttattagcACATCATACAACATGGAACCGTTGAATAAATCATAGCAGATATCAGTAACAATAATATGTAGATACATGAGAGGCAGTTTATTGGATGACATGGTCTAGCACACAACAGTCACACAATAAGACAACAATCACAAATCCACAGTTTCACAAACCCAAACTACACGCGTTTCTCATCTTCCATTCGGCCCTCAGCCCAAATTCCGACAACAACTACGTCAAATAATCCCAACACTTTCCACAGGCCCAAGGCCCTTCTCAAACACAACTAGATTGCAACGAAGTTTGCGATAATTTCACGTTATAAATTCAAGAGTCGCGCTGGAGAGTTTCTTACAATGCAGAAGGCAAATATTCTAGATGATCGCACGTGATGGTTTACGGTGCCCTGCGATTGAACGAGCACGCACGTCGCTGCACGAACGGACAAAGTTGGTTAGACTAAAACTGAACACGCTAAAAAATGAAACACAAGGCAAGAGGCATAAAGGCTTACTGTTGTGGCGTCTAAAGGGGCGGAGCACTGCGGGGATGCGGCGGCAGTGATGCAATTGGGCGGAACAGAGACTAAAATGggattctttttaaaagtgACAGATTTGAGGAAGGAAAGAGGTTGAGCGGAGGAAAACTCGCGGCGGAGGGTGGTGGTGGCACACGACGAAGTAGATCCCAAAGGGGGATTTTGGCCTCGGGTTGGCATGGATCAGAGGGGGAAAATACCTAGCAGAGGGGGAAGGGGTCGGACGACCACTGCAAGGTTGTTGGAAGTGGGGTGGCCCACGGTGGTGCTAGGGCAAAATCTCCTAAATCTACGGGGTTGCAGCTCGGATGATGGGGAAGGCGAATGGAGGAGGCTTGAGGGAGGATGAGAGACTTGGATGTGATTTTCAAGTGAAGGAGGGAAGGCCTATTTATAGGTCGTGGTTTGGGGCTCAACGGATGTAGCTGCGGCTGCGATTGGAGGTGCGAGACGGTGGGAGGACCACAAGCATCACACGTGTGGCGCTCAGTGGGTTGTGGGCACCGGTGGCAAGCCCTTTTCATGTCTGAAGCTTCACGggtcacagagagagagagagagagagagagagagagagagagagagagagagagagagagtgtgtgtgtgtgtgtgtgtgtgtgtatatgtgtgtgcgcCACGAATTGGATGGAGCGGTGGTGGTGCAGGTGACGGTGGTGGTGGCCCGTGCTTGACGTACGCATGGTGAAGGCACAACGGTGGCTTGGGGCGGTGAGGGCTCACAAGTGccaaaggaggaagaagaaaagaaaaagaaagaaagaaggaagaataaGAAGCAGGGTGTCGCGACGCAggggaaaaagaaggaaaatattagGGTTTTACCCTTAAGCTACAAAATGACGTTGTTTTAGGGAAGGGGAAAAACTTACCTAGCAGCCAACCAATCGGTGTCGTTTTGGTGGGAAGGTTGGGCTTCCCTGCTAGCACATGGGCTGGGCCTATTTTATTCCCTACACAAGCCTAGGTTCAGTCCATAACagtccaagaaagaaaaataacccACAAACAAACACTTGGGCTTAGAATTCCcttaaagaaaacaataaaaataaaataaaataaaacatactaaTTTTTGGAGTCTCACAAAGGGTGGGTGAAATTGCCTGGCCGTAGGAGAATTGTTAAGTTAATGGTTTGGCTTTTAGTCCTATTTATTGTGTTATGGTTGTGGAGAAAGCATGCATATGTCACAAATGTCTTATTATTTCCTATTGTTACTATTActgtcaaattatatataaaagatattcacaaaaattcaaagtttattaaaaattaaatagctCTTTTGAATAATAAATGGGATGTTCCTAATATAAAACGTAACTCAATGATAAATTCGAGCACGACTTGTACTTGAATAAAAGTTAATTGAACAAATTTTGACTACCCACTGTGGTTTGAAATGCCACAATTGTTTATGCTCCTAATTCAAATTAAACAGTacacttaaaataatattttagccagtatcctataatttttttttaaaaaaaatacttgagtaaattacacaaaaatgaCCAAACTATTGCATTTTGATCGTTTGGTTACATTCCATGAAGTGAGAAGTGAAATTGAGAGCACCAACAATGCGGGAATATGGCTTGAAGGAAGATGAGGGTTgaagatgaaggaaaaaaaaaacaagaattgaATATGCGGGTCGGGTCGATTCTGTCCAACCAATCAAGAAGTGCGGATCAGGCCCAAATGTTGAACGGGTTGCGGCCCTAGTTTGCATATTGGTTATGATTGTATTGTTAATTAGATGGATAAAAATAGGCTATGAAATATCATCTAAATGATTAGGTCTTGAACGATGGTATCGTAGTACAAGTAATTacaagtaattattagataggTTCGGATTACAGACACGTAGTACTACTTTCAACATATCGTAggataatatattattataaattaatattcatatcagtaatatttttaatatatatcatgGATGTTGTGATAGTTTGTGATGATTAatgtaaaataagaataattctatatataactgTAAAGTGTGCAACTGctgcataatcattttgaaaatgagtgagatttattattaaaaaattaatttttttatttgaatcttaaattttattcattttttttaaaatgattatgtcACAGTTATACAATtcactattataaatatattttttcataaaataaacaaaacgtATCACGTCTATATAACATGATATatttaacattctttttgtaaCCTTTTGTAGGTGTAGCATTTATGgtcttttgaaaatttattcattaattgcaaacaatataattaatcaGATATTGGCTGTCAAAGTTTTATACTTTAGTACCGCTCAATTTACAACTTGGGCACGCCAAGTATCATCAACAATATGTGCATAACATATTCTttcaatattcttttcttttttgaggtTAAAGTGTGACAAAATTCTTTgataatattcatcactaatCGTACATACTTGGGCACGCCAAAGTATCATCAACAATATGCTCATGATGACCAAGGACAACTATATTCTATTAtggataaaaagataaaagtatcGCAACCATCCAGCTTGATACTTGTCCAAACTTCGaagtaattgatatatatattcctccTCCATCCAGCCATTCTTTGCAAAAGTCATAGGTGGAAAATGTAGATGTGACATTCTTCATCATCTATTAATTGGGTAGAGACATTTGTGTCAATGCATAatcatctttaaattaaaactaaaaaaaattgctcTATCAACATGCTGGActagaaaaatttttaaaacaaacataataaataaacttaaaaataggaaaaaaagagaACGACTAATCTACGgagtgagagaaagaagagaagagaggagatAAGAACATCAAAGTATAATAAGGGTGGGCGGACCTGGCCggtgccccccccccccgctCTGCCCAAGTAGAGCTAGGGCGTTGTAGGACGGGCTGCCCAGCCCTATCATTTTGGAGTATGATCTAAATGTGGTTAGACCTTCATTTGAGacgttacaaatagtatcagagcTTATCTTGACCATTTGTACAGTGGAACTAGAGTCATGATACCTATGATCGAATGGTCCGACGTGGACGTCGAAAATTTAAggaaagaaaattgtaatatcTCATACTGACTAATAAGTGCATGTGGTGTCTaggatctcacattacttgagCTGGAgtagttattgctctttataataatttaatggaGTTCCAATTATACCATTAACATGGAGTTGCTTTTAGAGTTTGGGCTAGGTAGCTTAGCCCTCCCTTGAGAATTACATTTTGACTATCAATATCAATTAAATGGGATACAAGACAAAGTCTAAACTGTCAAATATTGATAgactttataaattattactatataatagcTTTGATGTATTACAAGTAAGGAATATTTGGAAAATTTTAATAAGTATCTACCATTTTTCCTttgagaatttaattatttgtagcaAGAGGCCGGTAATGTCTAGATGTTGGCTAccaatgttttatattttaaggcCTCCACTTTACAATTTGTGCAAGCAAAGTATCATCAACACCATACTATTCAGTGCATATGTAATCAGGCCTTATTTTCTTCAACGAGACCAAAGTGCGAAAAAAAGCTCAAAGAATGGTTTGGGGAccagatgagttgagagttatgtgaataatatataataaaattatttgtaaataataataaaatagtttacattaagatattttattgagctttcaaaaagaagaaaaaattaaataaaaatattataaatttaaaatattattaaaatataattttttatattttgtctagaagtttgaaaaaattgaaattttaaaattaaagaatatttgtatttgtgtgatatttagaaaagaactttaaaaaaataaaaaattgagatgaaatgttcCCAATCACACAGTTCGTTTATTTTCTTCCGTGAgaagaaaaaacgaaaaaagcTTTACTCCATGAACCTTTTAGTGCTTTAGTTAATCCCATCGAAAGTAaagtattaaaaagaaaaattattggaATAGTACTTTACGTGGCCAATAAGACAAGAAATGATACTTGGCGGACCccattattatattatatatacatagagtTGAATGCTATACATATCATCATCATTCATGATAACCTTTATTTTACAAATCATATAGATGAAAGCCGATTAAAGTGGGGCTGAACTGGGAAGCTgctttcattaatttgttgctGTGAGTATTGATGGTTAATCTTACATgctttgtatttatatatatatatatatatatgcagcttttttccaaataatttttggtaattaacttaatttt
Protein-coding sequences here:
- the LOC109019559 gene encoding uncharacterized protein LOC109019559 is translated as MEMEVVDFNFDSSYSSPYMTTPSSPQQFGNFYFSAPTNKLFDGKKIKPLKPPPQLQVVIGANDHSVFVSSPRSTKSRISQGKRMVQEALSLRCKKDLDPFTTTIEETPKNEIGEEEKGRDATGEWMKEGDVSLSPTPKHSV